The following proteins are co-located in the Acinetobacter shaoyimingii genome:
- a CDS encoding LysR family transcriptional regulator, with product MRLDFFDLQLFLNIVDTGSLTKGAHRSSISLQAASERVKKIEQQFATNLFTRHATGVKLTLAGQTFAEQAQLLIQQSHHLEQAMLPFSQDLQSSMTLWCNSSAQSEYLPFLLPKYLVENSNIQIDLKEAETNDIIVALENGTAKLGLISSFFDSSTLQTLEFSEDPLVIISPLQHELNTYKTLDLKQTLHYPYVGLMQYHSLQQSIETQAKKLGYAIQYRLRLPNFAAIAQVVANGVGIAIIPQRAAQRLSQHYQFHQIPIIGDWANRKLLLAAKSFDALPISYQHFSQFLLSQNLSVGLNPS from the coding sequence ATGCGCCTTGATTTTTTTGATCTACAATTATTTTTAAATATCGTCGACACAGGTAGCCTGACCAAAGGTGCTCACCGTTCATCCATTTCATTGCAAGCTGCCAGTGAGCGTGTAAAAAAAATTGAACAACAGTTTGCAACCAACTTATTTACCCGACATGCAACTGGGGTCAAGTTAACCCTTGCAGGTCAAACGTTTGCTGAACAAGCTCAGCTCTTGATTCAACAAAGCCATCACTTAGAACAAGCCATGTTGCCTTTTTCTCAAGATCTTCAATCTTCAATGACTTTATGGTGCAACTCCTCTGCGCAAAGTGAATATCTTCCCTTTCTGCTTCCCAAATATTTAGTTGAAAACTCGAATATCCAAATTGATCTAAAAGAAGCAGAAACCAATGACATTATTGTCGCATTAGAAAATGGTACGGCGAAATTAGGACTGATTTCGAGTTTTTTTGACTCAAGTACATTACAAACCTTAGAATTTTCCGAAGATCCACTCGTGATAATTTCTCCACTACAACATGAGCTTAACACTTACAAAACCTTAGATCTCAAGCAGACTTTGCATTATCCATATGTAGGACTAATGCAATATCATTCACTACAACAGTCAATTGAAACTCAAGCCAAAAAGTTAGGTTATGCCATACAATATCGCCTTCGCTTACCTAATTTCGCCGCCATCGCACAAGTAGTTGCCAATGGCGTTGGCATTGCGATTATTCCTCAACGTGCGGCACAGCGTCTTAGTCAACATTATCAATTTCATCAAATTCCAATCATCGGTGATTGGGCAAATCGGAAGTTATTGTTGGCTGCGAAAAGTTTTGATGCCTTGCCTATTTCCTATCAGCATTTTAGTCAGTTCTTACTTTCTCAAAATTTGAGTGTAGGATTAAATCCATCCTAA
- the ilvD gene encoding dihydroxy-acid dehydratase — translation MSKSNIREHSAPVYEGIENAPARSMMRATGFQDADFERPFIGIASTWANVTPCNMHIDGLARETEKGVNAAGGKGIIFNTITISDGISNGTEGMKYSLVSREIIADSIEAVVGCQAYDGVIAIGGCDKNMPGCVMGLARLNRPGLFVYGGTIQPGEGHTDMISVFEAVGQHAKGEINAIQVKHIEEVALPGPGSCGGMYTANSMASAIEALGMSLPGSSAQEAVSQDKILDCQRAGEAVMNLLRLDIKPRDIMTKAAFENAVKVLIALGGSTNGVLHMLAMAHTAGVDLTLDDFVRIGKDIPVVADVRPSGKYLMSELIAIGGIQPLMKRMLNAGMLDGSCLTVTGKTLAENLAEVDDYPEGQQIILPFDAPIKKDSHLVILKGNLAPTGAVAKITGKEGLYFEGPARVFEGEIGAMRGILDGEVQEGEVVVIRGEGPKGGPGMPEMLKPTSAIIGKGLGKSVALLTDGRFSGGSHGFVIGHVTPEAYEGGPIGLVKNGDKISINAETQEITLHISDQELATRKDQWTKPQPNYRYGALAKFAKLTTGAEKGAVTDLNLDV, via the coding sequence ATGAGTAAAAGTAATATTCGCGAACATTCTGCTCCCGTTTACGAAGGCATAGAAAATGCACCTGCACGGTCAATGATGCGTGCAACAGGCTTTCAAGATGCAGATTTCGAACGTCCTTTCATTGGTATTGCATCGACATGGGCGAACGTTACACCATGCAATATGCATATTGATGGCTTAGCACGTGAAACTGAAAAAGGCGTCAATGCTGCAGGTGGCAAAGGTATTATTTTCAATACCATTACCATTTCAGATGGGATTTCAAACGGCACAGAAGGGATGAAATATTCCTTGGTTTCACGTGAAATCATTGCAGATTCAATTGAAGCTGTGGTCGGCTGTCAGGCCTATGATGGTGTGATTGCCATAGGTGGATGTGACAAAAATATGCCTGGTTGTGTCATGGGCTTGGCACGGTTAAATCGACCAGGGCTGTTTGTCTATGGTGGAACCATTCAACCGGGTGAAGGTCATACCGATATGATTTCAGTCTTTGAAGCCGTTGGTCAGCATGCTAAGGGTGAAATTAATGCCATTCAAGTTAAACATATTGAGGAAGTAGCACTTCCAGGCCCTGGCTCTTGTGGTGGCATGTATACCGCAAACTCGATGGCATCGGCAATTGAAGCTTTAGGTATGAGTTTACCAGGGTCTTCTGCACAAGAAGCAGTGTCACAAGACAAGATTTTGGACTGTCAACGTGCAGGTGAGGCAGTCATGAACTTACTGCGCTTAGACATCAAACCACGTGACATTATGACCAAGGCAGCTTTTGAAAATGCGGTTAAGGTTTTGATTGCTTTAGGGGGATCAACCAACGGTGTTTTACACATGTTAGCGATGGCACATACTGCTGGTGTGGATTTAACTTTGGATGATTTTGTGCGCATAGGTAAAGACATACCTGTGGTGGCAGATGTTCGTCCTTCGGGCAAATATTTAATGTCAGAACTGATTGCCATTGGTGGCATTCAACCTTTGATGAAACGTATGCTCAATGCAGGCATGCTCGATGGTTCTTGTTTAACAGTGACAGGTAAAACATTGGCAGAAAACTTAGCTGAAGTTGACGATTACCCTGAAGGTCAGCAAATTATTTTACCGTTCGATGCCCCGATAAAAAAAGATTCGCATTTGGTGATCCTCAAAGGCAATTTAGCACCAACAGGTGCGGTGGCTAAAATTACAGGAAAAGAAGGGCTGTATTTTGAAGGACCTGCACGTGTCTTTGAGGGTGAAATTGGTGCGATGCGTGGCATCTTAGATGGTGAAGTTCAAGAAGGCGAAGTGGTGGTGATTCGTGGTGAAGGTCCAAAAGGCGGACCAGGGATGCCGGAAATGCTGAAACCAACTTCAGCCATTATTGGTAAAGGCTTAGGGAAATCTGTTGCACTGTTGACTGATGGACGTTTTTCAGGTGGCAGTCATGGTTTTGTGATTGGGCATGTGACCCCAGAAGCCTATGAAGGTGGTCCAATTGGATTGGTCAAAAATGGTGATAAAATTTCAATCAATGCTGAAACGCAAGAAATCACCTTACATATCTCAGACCAAGAACTGGCAACACGAAAAGATCAATGGACTAAACCGCAGCCAAACTATCGCTATGGTGCTTTAGCCAAGTTTGCAAAATTGACTACAGGTGCAGAAAAAGGTGCAGTAACCGATTTAAATTTAGATGTTTAA
- a CDS encoding chorismate mutase has product MNKEKCSSLEEVRNHIDRIDQSLIELLATRQYYVDQAVRFKHSVQDVQSPQRVEQVIAKVRAQATEARIDPDLIEKLYRDMLQHFIQRELKEIRP; this is encoded by the coding sequence ATGAATAAAGAAAAATGTAGTTCATTGGAAGAAGTCAGAAATCACATTGATCGCATTGATCAATCCCTTATAGAGCTACTCGCTACGCGTCAATATTATGTCGATCAAGCGGTCCGTTTTAAACATAGTGTTCAAGATGTTCAGTCCCCACAACGAGTCGAGCAGGTGATCGCTAAAGTACGAGCACAAGCAACTGAAGCCCGAATCGATCCAGATCTCATTGAAAAGTTATATCGGGATATGCTCCAGCATTTTATTCAAAGAGAGCTGAAAGAAATTCGTCCATAA
- a CDS encoding solute carrier family 23 protein: MSNWFPEWLPYKGSADIRPIGTNEYLPAAQSAVLGIQHVFAMFGATVLAPFLMGFDPNLAIFMSGICTILFFLITGGRVPSYLGSSFAFIGVVIAATGYAASGSGAPNLNLPVAAGGIIACGVIYALFGFLVMATGTRWIEKLMPPVVTGAVVMIIGLNLAPATVRNVTGDNFNMWMSLVTVLSMGCVSVFAKGLLQRLLLLVGLLFAYLLYYLVSNVMGYGKPIDFAPIQQAAWFGLPKFHSPVFDFNAMLIIAPVALILLAENLGHIKAVGAMTGENLDPHIGKAFVADGIATTLSGGVGAPGMTTYGENIGVMAVTRVYSTIVFAIAGVFAVLLGFSPKFGAIIHTIPTAILTGASIVVFGLITIAGAKIWIENKVDFSKNKNLMVAAVTVILGTGDFALQFGSFNLGGIGTATFAALILNWFFSLKDKS, from the coding sequence ATGTCCAATTGGTTCCCAGAATGGCTCCCTTACAAAGGCAGCGCTGATATACGCCCAATCGGTACAAATGAGTATTTACCTGCTGCACAAAGTGCTGTTCTTGGCATTCAGCATGTGTTTGCAATGTTTGGTGCGACAGTACTTGCGCCCTTCCTCATGGGCTTTGATCCGAATCTTGCGATTTTCATGTCTGGTATTTGTACCATTCTATTTTTCCTAATCACGGGTGGTCGAGTTCCAAGTTATTTAGGTTCAAGCTTTGCCTTTATTGGAGTCGTGATCGCTGCCACAGGCTATGCTGCCTCTGGTTCTGGCGCACCTAACCTCAACCTTCCAGTTGCTGCAGGCGGTATTATTGCCTGCGGTGTGATTTATGCACTGTTTGGTTTTTTAGTCATGGCGACAGGTACGCGCTGGATTGAAAAACTCATGCCACCTGTTGTGACTGGTGCAGTAGTGATGATCATTGGTCTAAACCTCGCTCCGGCTACCGTAAGGAATGTGACTGGCGACAACTTCAATATGTGGATGTCATTGGTGACTGTGCTGAGCATGGGCTGTGTATCAGTTTTTGCTAAAGGTTTATTACAACGCTTATTGTTATTGGTCGGTTTATTGTTTGCTTATTTGCTCTATTACCTGGTGAGCAATGTCATGGGCTATGGTAAACCGATTGATTTTGCGCCTATTCAACAAGCAGCATGGTTTGGTTTACCTAAATTCCACTCCCCTGTTTTTGACTTTAATGCAATGCTGATTATTGCACCTGTTGCATTGATTCTGCTGGCTGAAAACTTAGGTCATATTAAAGCTGTTGGTGCGATGACAGGTGAAAATCTAGATCCACACATTGGTAAAGCGTTTGTTGCCGATGGAATCGCGACAACACTCTCTGGTGGTGTAGGTGCGCCTGGAATGACGACATATGGTGAAAATATTGGTGTGATGGCAGTCACTCGTGTGTACTCGACTATCGTATTTGCAATTGCAGGTGTATTTGCAGTGTTGCTCGGATTTTCGCCTAAATTTGGTGCGATCATTCATACCATTCCAACCGCGATTTTAACGGGTGCATCTATTGTCGTTTTTGGTTTGATTACCATTGCCGGTGCTAAAATCTGGATTGAAAATAAAGTCGATTTTTCCAAGAACAAAAACCTCATGGTTGCTGCTGTTACTGTGATTTTGGGAACAGGTGACTTTGCCCTTCAATTCGGTAGTTTCAACTTAGGCGGTATTGGTACTGCAACTTTTGCAGCGCTTATTTTGAACTGGTTTTTTAGTCTTAAAGATAAAAGCTAA
- a CDS encoding GGDEF domain-containing protein gives MIGLLISFILISLVLFYICLKLPVNSKTEFYMPIISLGFYSASLMINGYFAGMMTIVTGVFTIGSIFTGMLLFSPRIMWYGSIPCLIVFYLTSILTVLKIIPYAAAYQPYTFVSQHMEGFVVLFNLVLTTLIGVALVSLFSAFLQRWTAREQTQKRQIFLDPLTQTFNRRGVEHYFQQMASSHPSTYCLALLDIDYFKKINDEYGHDCGDQVIIRLTEILKLNIRKKDYIARMGGEEFLIIFEETPIDLAYQILERCRNSIETYILEYEEKKIQFTASFGLSMAQDQQDYQSVLKHADNALYEAKRTGRNCICMV, from the coding sequence ATGATTGGCTTATTAATCAGTTTCATCTTGATCTCTCTGGTACTGTTTTACATTTGTCTTAAACTGCCTGTGAACAGTAAAACAGAATTTTATATGCCGATCATCAGCTTAGGATTTTATAGCGCTTCACTGATGATCAATGGCTATTTCGCTGGCATGATGACGATTGTAACGGGCGTTTTTACCATTGGTTCGATCTTCACAGGTATGTTGTTATTTAGTCCACGCATTATGTGGTATGGCTCCATTCCCTGTTTGATCGTGTTTTATCTGACCAGTATTCTCACTGTGTTGAAGATCATTCCTTATGCAGCAGCGTATCAGCCATATACCTTTGTCAGTCAGCATATGGAAGGATTCGTTGTTTTATTTAATTTAGTCCTCACTACCCTAATTGGAGTCGCTCTGGTCAGCTTATTTTCAGCCTTTTTACAACGTTGGACAGCACGTGAGCAAACCCAAAAAAGACAGATTTTTTTGGATCCTTTAACACAGACCTTTAATCGCCGTGGCGTTGAGCATTATTTTCAACAGATGGCCTCCAGCCATCCCTCTACATACTGCCTAGCTTTATTGGATATCGATTATTTTAAGAAAATTAATGATGAATATGGCCATGACTGTGGCGACCAAGTCATTATCCGTCTAACAGAAATCTTAAAACTCAACATTCGCAAAAAAGACTATATTGCCCGTATGGGCGGAGAAGAGTTTTTGATTATTTTTGAAGAAACGCCAATCGATTTGGCCTATCAGATTTTAGAACGTTGCCGAAATTCGATTGAAACTTATATTTTAGAATATGAAGAGAAAAAAATTCAGTTTACTGCCAGCTTCGGCTTAAGTATGGCACAAGATCAGCAAGACTATCAGAGTGTGCTAAAACATGCAGACAATGCTTTATATGAAGCTAAACGTACGGGACGCAATTGCATTTGTATGGTTTAA
- the ppc gene encoding phosphoenolpyruvate carboxylase: protein MIQQIDAPLREDVRLLGNLLGDTLKEQAGQDLFNQVEQIRALAKGARDGKVEAEKELEQLFLSLEDNEILPLTRAFSHFLNFANIAEQYHVVRSRRQNEFDLDAPSPNVLDHLFEKFKDRDISAETLYQQICELSIELVLTAHPTEVSRRTLIQKYDGINDCLSKFDQQKLTPKQREHNLAHLKELICSAWQTDEIRHNRPTPIDEAKWGFTTIEQTLWNAIPKFIRELSELVESQCDKALPLNIAPIRFASWMGGDRDGNPNVTHNVTQEVLWLSRWKAADLYLRDIEDLRWELSIQHCSPELSEAIGYDHPEPYREYLRTTRERLKITRAWLSAKLQGQHSDVDRSLIIHHKDELLQPLLLCYRSLIDSNLPEIANGKLLDFIYRINCFGIELLKLDIRQESGRHRQAISAITEYLGLGNFETWTEQARQNFLIQELQSKRPLLPKHFHEPTGSLIEHPDVQEVFATMRTLAEQPKESLGAYIISMAEYPSDVLAVLLLQKEAGIQHPLRVVPLFETLKDLDGAADTMNTLFNMHWYKQHIQGKHEVMIGYSDSAKDAGFMSANWAQYRAQEELTAVAKRHAVQLTLFHGRGGSISRGGAPTQQALFSQPPGSISGAIRVTEQGEMIRFKFGLEEIALQNLEIYTAATLEATLLPPPEPKQEWRDLMHKMTDSSVQVYRKTVRENPHFVKYLRTVTPELELQMLPLGSRPAKRKVSGGIESLRAIPWVFAWTQIRLMLPAWLGTGAAINQVIGEGYKAQLDEMLQQWPYFQTLIDMLEMVLSKSDSNIALYYESHLTDDEDLKVLGAELRQRLHDAVQTLLAMKGESKLLSSNDVLDQSMKVRKPYLLPLHLLQAELMKRRREYLSQGNVEQTAVDHALMVSIAGIAAGLRNTG, encoded by the coding sequence ATGATTCAACAAATTGATGCTCCATTACGTGAAGACGTACGCTTACTGGGTAATTTATTAGGTGACACCCTAAAAGAACAAGCTGGACAAGATTTGTTTAATCAAGTAGAACAAATTCGTGCTTTAGCCAAAGGCGCTAGAGATGGAAAAGTTGAAGCAGAAAAAGAACTTGAGCAACTTTTTTTAAGTTTAGAAGACAATGAAATTTTACCCCTGACCCGTGCTTTTTCTCATTTTTTAAATTTTGCCAATATTGCTGAACAATACCATGTGGTTCGTAGTCGCCGCCAAAACGAGTTTGACTTAGATGCACCATCGCCCAATGTTCTCGATCATTTATTTGAAAAATTTAAAGATCGCGATATTTCTGCTGAAACCTTGTATCAGCAAATTTGTGAACTCAGCATTGAACTGGTTCTTACGGCGCATCCAACCGAAGTCAGTCGCCGTACCCTGATCCAAAAATATGATGGCATCAATGACTGTTTGTCAAAATTTGATCAGCAAAAACTCACACCAAAACAACGTGAACACAATTTAGCGCATTTAAAAGAATTGATTTGCTCAGCATGGCAAACCGACGAAATTCGACATAATCGCCCAACCCCTATTGATGAAGCAAAATGGGGTTTTACCACCATCGAGCAAACCTTGTGGAATGCCATTCCTAAATTTATTCGTGAATTGAGTGAATTGGTGGAAAGTCAGTGCGATAAAGCCTTACCATTGAATATTGCGCCCATTCGCTTTGCGTCATGGATGGGAGGTGACCGTGATGGCAATCCAAATGTCACTCACAATGTCACTCAAGAAGTGCTTTGGTTATCGCGTTGGAAAGCCGCTGATCTGTATTTAAGAGATATTGAAGACCTGCGTTGGGAGCTTTCAATCCAACATTGTAGTCCAGAATTGAGTGAAGCGATTGGTTATGATCACCCAGAACCATACCGTGAATATTTAAGAACAACACGTGAACGTTTAAAAATCACACGTGCTTGGTTGTCTGCAAAATTACAAGGTCAACATTCCGATGTCGATCGTAGCCTGATCATTCATCATAAAGATGAATTATTACAGCCTTTATTGTTGTGTTATCGATCTCTGATTGACTCGAATTTACCTGAAATTGCCAATGGTAAATTGCTCGATTTTATTTACCGTATTAACTGCTTCGGCATTGAGTTGCTGAAACTGGATATTCGCCAAGAATCAGGTCGCCATCGTCAAGCAATTTCAGCGATTACGGAATATTTAGGTTTAGGTAATTTTGAAACGTGGACTGAGCAAGCTCGTCAAAATTTCTTAATTCAAGAATTACAAAGTAAGCGCCCATTACTACCGAAGCATTTTCATGAACCAACTGGCAGTCTGATTGAGCACCCAGATGTGCAAGAAGTCTTTGCCACCATGCGAACGTTGGCTGAACAACCCAAAGAAAGTTTAGGCGCTTATATTATTTCGATGGCGGAATATCCAAGTGATGTGTTGGCTGTTCTACTTTTACAAAAAGAAGCAGGCATTCAACATCCCTTGCGTGTCGTTCCCCTCTTTGAAACACTGAAAGACCTAGATGGTGCTGCCGACACCATGAATACCCTGTTCAATATGCATTGGTACAAACAGCATATTCAGGGCAAACATGAAGTGATGATTGGCTATTCAGACTCGGCAAAAGATGCTGGATTTATGTCTGCAAACTGGGCGCAATATCGTGCGCAGGAAGAACTCACCGCTGTTGCCAAACGTCATGCTGTCCAACTGACCCTTTTCCATGGTCGTGGTGGTTCCATCAGTCGTGGGGGTGCGCCAACCCAACAAGCGCTGTTTTCACAACCCCCCGGTTCAATCTCAGGTGCAATTCGTGTCACTGAACAAGGTGAAATGATTCGCTTTAAGTTCGGTTTGGAAGAAATCGCCTTACAAAATTTAGAGATCTATACCGCTGCAACTTTAGAAGCGACCTTACTTCCACCACCAGAACCGAAACAAGAATGGCGTGATCTGATGCATAAGATGACCGATTCATCGGTTCAGGTGTATCGCAAAACGGTGCGTGAAAATCCGCACTTTGTGAAATATCTACGCACGGTCACACCAGAGTTAGAATTACAAATGTTACCGCTGGGTTCACGACCTGCTAAACGTAAAGTCAGTGGTGGTATTGAGTCCCTTCGTGCCATTCCTTGGGTTTTTGCATGGACACAAATCCGCTTAATGTTGCCAGCATGGTTAGGGACCGGTGCTGCGATCAATCAAGTGATTGGTGAAGGTTACAAAGCGCAGTTAGATGAAATGCTACAACAATGGCCATATTTCCAAACGTTGATTGATATGTTGGAAATGGTGCTCTCGAAATCGGACAGCAATATTGCTTTGTACTATGAATCGCATTTAACTGATGATGAAGATTTAAAAGTTCTGGGTGCTGAACTTCGTCAGCGTCTACATGATGCTGTGCAAACATTACTTGCAATGAAAGGCGAATCAAAACTTTTAAGCTCTAACGATGTCCTTGATCAATCTATGAAAGTACGTAAACCTTATTTACTGCCTCTCCACTTATTGCAAGCAGAGTTGATGAAACGTCGTCGTGAATACCTGAGCCAAGGTAATGTAGAACAGACGGCTGTTGACCATGCATTGATGGTGAGTATTGCAGGGATTGCAGCTGGTCTGCGTAATACGGGTTAA
- a CDS encoding sulfite exporter TauE/SafE family protein, whose translation MLAIVVAVFSIAGMIKGTIGLGLPAVSMGLLSLVMTPFQAATLLIIPSMITNFWQLFAEGQVFKLIKRFWPLLIGIIVGSIWSVFPTLGHGSFKSEALLGGMLALYGVYGLCAKNMPNLAPQEKWLSPFMGYLGGALTVATGVVVIPVVPYLQSLHLKRDDLVQSLGLAFTVSTICLAIYLHLNPVKDIPIDYKLSLIALIPSLIGMWLGTKIRYRIPEQKFRKVFFAGLVIFGGYMVSHQLGWI comes from the coding sequence ATGCTTGCGATTGTTGTCGCTGTATTTTCTATTGCAGGTATGATCAAAGGCACGATTGGCTTAGGGCTTCCAGCGGTATCTATGGGATTACTTTCATTGGTTATGACACCTTTCCAAGCGGCAACACTTTTAATCATTCCTTCAATGATTACCAATTTTTGGCAACTTTTTGCTGAAGGACAGGTATTCAAACTGATTAAACGCTTTTGGCCTTTGCTCATCGGTATTATAGTCGGTTCAATTTGGAGTGTTTTTCCAACCTTGGGTCACGGCTCTTTTAAAAGTGAAGCACTATTAGGGGGAATGCTCGCCCTATATGGCGTATATGGTTTATGCGCCAAAAATATGCCAAATTTAGCTCCACAGGAAAAATGGCTTTCTCCATTCATGGGATATTTGGGTGGGGCTTTGACAGTGGCAACAGGCGTCGTCGTGATTCCAGTCGTTCCTTATTTACAGTCTTTGCATTTAAAACGTGATGATCTGGTTCAATCTTTAGGTTTAGCATTTACCGTTTCAACGATTTGCCTTGCTATATATTTGCATTTAAATCCTGTAAAAGACATTCCTATCGACTACAAACTATCTTTGATTGCGCTTATTCCATCACTCATTGGAATGTGGCTAGGGACCAAAATTCGTTATCGCATTCCTGAGCAAAAATTTCGTAAAGTCTTTTTCGCAGGATTGGTTATTTTTGGAGGCTATATGGTCAGTCATCAATTAGGATGGATTTAA
- a CDS encoding PIG-L deacetylase family protein, which produces MKSGIIAIGAHPDDIELGCGASLAKLANQGRDIFAIVLSNGSEGNPLKQNRIQETSDALNLLGVTKTFFLNFADTKLSLNLHEIILALEKILEDLSTQSNIERIYTMFKDDRHQDHRATYEASIVAFRHVKQILCYETPSSGAYFSPKVFEDVDEAYLNKKIDSLQHHASQIHKHYMSPHLIKSIALLRGQQAGFPLGEGFEPYKVVL; this is translated from the coding sequence ATGAAATCAGGAATCATTGCTATAGGTGCACACCCCGACGATATAGAATTGGGGTGTGGTGCAAGTTTAGCAAAATTGGCAAATCAAGGTCGCGATATTTTTGCTATCGTTTTATCGAACGGTTCTGAAGGAAATCCTCTAAAACAAAACCGTATTCAAGAAACCAGCGATGCGTTAAATTTACTTGGTGTGACGAAGACATTTTTCTTAAATTTTGCCGACACTAAACTGTCTTTGAACTTACATGAGATTATTTTAGCTTTAGAAAAAATTCTAGAAGATTTGTCTACTCAATCTAATATTGAGCGTATTTATACGATGTTTAAAGATGATCGCCATCAAGATCATAGAGCGACCTATGAAGCATCTATCGTTGCCTTTAGACATGTAAAACAAATTCTTTGTTATGAGACGCCAAGTTCAGGTGCTTATTTTAGTCCCAAAGTATTTGAAGATGTAGATGAAGCTTATTTAAATAAAAAAATTGATTCCTTACAACATCATGCAAGTCAAATTCATAAACACTACATGTCGCCACATCTGATCAAATCAATCGCACTTTTGAGAGGACAACAGGCAGGTTTTCCATTGGGTGAAGGCTTTGAACCTTATAAAGTTGTCTTATAA